The proteins below are encoded in one region of Conger conger chromosome 17, fConCon1.1, whole genome shotgun sequence:
- the obi1 gene encoding ORC ubiquitin ligase 1 has protein sequence MAQNIQNVTLSLTLPISCQICLGKVREPVICGNYHVFCSACIDVWLKKASQCPTCRAPITAETPCRKIIGATNESECNESLSIKRYLRKTRAELLLREYEDEIEGLQRENEELMSKNSSMEGQLEALLHPSTLCASPKTQESGQNGEERTIDPHILEEWSNKLRAATDISEKVKQDMEKLKEANKTLRSQNIDLVRDNLRLKAEVENRSPQKFGRYTVAALEAKSSQYERDLLHLRRALERSDKYIEELEAQLSDSEGKSGAAEASGSLHEAALAGAADGTCLTNDGVTGGKCDDSKERRRIVTMRRSLSAMEGASVRTDLDLRPVEFSGACRFLLTTSSDPAVSGTLSPDGRLGGDSTPEKVQRDSAPQCRIPSTPSSSFSCLSLGSPGARGSKRSGFRPLSYLRRLSFEDCSGSSGNRIADVPGAGSGPSMEPGKPGYWGVRLCKMKSESRTSSAQTEERPQDHSRGGERAPGGESGAEADPDSSHCGMSSEDSMNAAYLDKVSELDSMMSESENGKGSCSPATSAEPSGLSSSPAPGLGGEERAGSSSTGSEAKATRESAEEITFDSPFHSHELLGRDSGPSAFTAVSDVGFESLEPEIAQDTERKTDSIQRPKRKSQSGFNFASPSKMSKFE, from the exons ATGGCTCAGAACATCCAGAACgttactctttctctcactttacCAATATCTTGCCAGATTTGTCTGGGAAAG GTCCGAGAGCCTGTCATTTGTGGCAACTACCATGTGTTCTGTTCCGCTTGTATCGACGTTTGGTTAAAGAAGGCGAGTCAGTGCCCAACATGTAGGGCACCCATCACTGCTGAAACCCCGTGCAGAAAGATCATAG gtGCTACAAATGAGAGTGAATGTAACGAAAGTCTGTCGATTAAACGATACTTGCGGAAAACCAGAGCTGAGCTGCTTCTGCGCGAATATGAG GATGAAATCGAGGGGCTCCAAAGAGAAAACGAAGAACTAATGAGCAAAAACTCCAGCATGGAGGGCCAGCTCGAGGCACTCCTCCACCCGTCTACCCTGTGTGCCTCCCCGAAAACCCAGGAGTCgggtcagaatggggaggaaaggACAATTGATCCTCACATACTGGAGGAATGGAGCAATAAGCTACGGGCAGCCACTGATATAAGCGAAAAAGTAAAACAGGATATGGAGAAATTGAAAGAG GCAAATAAGACTCTGCGTTCGCAAAACATCGATCTGGTACGAGACAACCTGCGCTTGAAGGCGGAGGTGGAAAACAGGTCTCCCCAAAA GTTTGGTAGGTACACTGTAGCAGCCCTGGAGGCCAAGAGCAGCCAGTATGAGCGAGACCTGCTCCACCTGCGGAGGGCGCTAGAGCGCAGCGACAAATACATCGAAGAGCTGGAGGCCCAGCTGTCCGACAGCGAGGGCAAGTCGGGTGCCGCAGAAGCTTCCGGAAGCCTGCACGAGGCTGCTTTAGCGGGTGCCGCAGACGGCACGTGCCTGACCAACGATGGAGTAACCGGTGGCAAATGCGACGACAGCAAGGAGCGAAGGAGGATCGTCACCATGAGGAGGAGTCTCAGTGCGATGGAGGGGGCTTCTGTCCGGACGGACCTCGACCTCCGGCCCGTCGAGTTCTCGGGCGCCTGCAGGTTCCTCCTCACCACGTCCTCCGATCCCGCCGTCTCCGGCACGCTCAGTCCAGACGGGCGGTTGGGTGGAGATTCAACGCCGGAAAAGGTCCAGCGGGATTCTGCCCCGCAGTGCCGCATCCCTTCTACACCCTCGTCCTCTTTCAGCTGCCTGAGTTTGGGCAGTCCAGGAGCCAGAGGCTCCAAGAGGTCGGGGTTCAGGCCTTTATCCTACCTGCGGAGGCTCAGCTTTGAAGACTGTAGCGGCAGCAGCGGGAACAGGATCGCAGACGTCCCCGGTGCAGGAAGTGGCCCGTCCATGGAGCCAGGCAAGCCGGGGTACTGGGGGGTGCGACTCTGCAAAATGAAGTCGGAGAGCCGGACGTCGTCGGCGCAGACCGAAGAGCGACCGCAAGACCACAGCCGGGGCGGAGAGCGGGCGCCGGGCGGGGAGTCCGGGGCGGAGGCAGACCCTGACAGCAGTCACTGCGGGATGTCCAGCGAGGACTCCATGAACGCGGCGTACCTGGACAAGGTCTCGGAGCTGGACAGCATGATGTCAGAAAGTGAGAACGGTAAGGGTTCCTGTTCCCCTGCCACGTCGGCCGAGCCCTCGGGGCTCAGCTCTTCTCCGGCGCCCGGGCTAGGTGGTGAAGAACGTGCCGGAAGCTCATCCACAGGGTCAGAAGCTAAGGCAACGCGGGAAAGTGCAGAGGAAATTACCTTCGACTCGCCGTTCCACTCCCACGAACTCCTCGGAAGGGATTCCGGGCCCTCTGCTTTTACCGCAGTGTCTGATGTGGGCTTTGAGTCCTTAGAACCTGAAATCGCCCAGgacacagaaagaaaaacagactcAATTCAGCGGCCAAAGAGAAAAAGTCAAAGCGGCTTCAACTTTGCAAGTCCCTCAAAAATGTCTAAGTTTGAGTGA
- the pou4f1 gene encoding POU domain, class 4, transcription factor 1, producing MMSMNSKQPHFAMHPTLPEHKYTTLHSSSEAIRRACLQTPQLQSNIFASLDETLLARAEALAAVDIAVSQGKTHPFKPDATYHTMNSVPVPCSSNSTVPLAHHHHHHHHHHHQNLEPPDLMDHISSPSLSLMTGGHDGVGGGGGGGGGGLISTSAHPHSHMHGLTHLSHQAAMNMNSPLTHHGLLPGHHGGQSASGLTNNGLPSINDSDTDPRELEAFAERFKQRRIKLGVTQADVGGALANLKIPGVGSLSQSTICRFESLTLSHNNMIALKPILQAWLEEAEGAQREKMSKPDIFNGGEKKRKRTSIAAPEKRSLEAYFAVQPRPSSEKIAAIAEKLDLKKNVVRVWFCNQRQKQKRLKFSAAH from the exons ATGATGTCCATGAACAGCAAACAACCCCATTTTGCCATGCATCCGACCTTACCTGAGCACAAGTATACCACCCTGCATTCCAGCTCCGAGGCAATACGGAGAGCATGTCTACAGACTCCACAG TTGCAGAGTAACATCTTCGCCAGCCTGGATGAGACTCTCCTGGCGCGTGCTGAGGCTCTCGCGGCCGTGGACATCGCCGTGTCCCAGGGCAAGACCCACCCATTCAAGCCCGACGCGACGTACCACACGATGAACAGCGTGCCCGTGCCATGCTCCTCGAACTCCACCGTACCACtcgcccaccaccaccaccatcaccaccaccaccaccaccaaaacCTGGAACCTCCGGACCTCATGGACCACATCAGTTCGCCCTCGCTGAGTCTCATGACCGGCGGGCACGACGGGGTCGGAGGCGGCGGAGGAGGCGGTGGCGGGGGCTTGATTTCTACTTCTGCACAcccgcactcacacatgcacggcTTAACCCACCTCTCCCACCAAGCCGCTATGAACATGAATTCACCCCTCACTCACCACGGGCTTTTGCCCGGCCACCATGGCGGACAGAGCGCCTCTGGACTCACGAATAACGGACTCCCGTCCATCAACGATTCGGACACAGATCCAAGGGAACTCGAGGCTTTCGCAGAGCGGTTCAAGCAAAGGCGAATCAAGCTTGGCGTCACCCAAGCGGACGTGGGGGGTGCGCTTGCGAATCTGAAAATTCCCGGTGTTGGCTCCTTAAGTCAAAGTACCATTTGTCGGTTTGAGTCGTTGACTCTGTCACATAATAACATGATAGCGCTAAAACCCATACTTCAAGCGTGGCTAGAAGAGGCCGAGGGGGCTCAGAGAGAAAAAATGAGCAAACCGGACATTTTTaacgggggagaaaaaaaacgcaAGCGGACGTCCATAGCGGCTCCAGAAAAAAGATCTTTGGAAGCCTACTTTGCTGTTCAGCCCCGACCTTCTTCAGAGAAGATAGCAGCTATTGCAGAAAAACTGGACCTCAAAAAGAACGTGGTGCGAGTATGGTTCTGCaaccaaagacaaaaacaaaagcggTTGAAGTTTTCTGCAGCGCATTAA